Proteins from a genomic interval of Kitasatospora kifunensis:
- a CDS encoding HAD-IC family P-type ATPase, which translates to MPEDGARLLPLPGGAVGPAASARPVPESPHGDVARLSRLAALRAVAATPRGLTEAQAEVRLAEYGDNLVLPLPEPTWARRLRAALGDPFAALLAALAGVCALIGSWGSALILTLLVLAACLLRLHGERRSAAALRALHALAPSTATVLRRAGRSELPTAREVPAEQLVPGDVVRLVGGDAVPADLRLLRAQGLTVDQSALTGESTPVPRLALDLPPAEPPGGPFDEPQLCFAGSTVVTGGGTGLVLATGAATRFGAAHQQGPGALADHGPSAVERGVRRAVLALIFFMLAAVPVTIGTDTLLHGWSGTLLPFAVAAAVGLTPELLPLVVSSVLARGSRQLAAEGLLVRRLPAVSELGALDVLCLDKTGTLTTGELAVAGALDPAGRPDPQPLRWAAVVGEAALLHDEPGLLDPLDEALLNAADAAGLLAGPAPGVLEVIPFDPVRRLSGAVLREPGRRVLLIKGAPEAVLDRCTELAGPRPGDPARPLDARARAELERLVAERAGRGLRLLAVARAEHEPRLGAHRLADEAGLTLLGFVELQDEPVDSAEEALALLSRSGVTLTVLTGDHPSTALRLAERLGLAPVRVLLGAELADLDEAEIAAAAAEQAVFARCTPEQKARVVRALRRAHRSVGFLGDGVNDVPALRAADLGIGTAGAVGAAREWADLLLGGRDLVLLGRALAVGREATARVAAYLRIALSCNLGNAVSMLAGGVLLPFLPMQPAQVLLQNLCFDAAQLSFAISGRSAGPGERPVRLRWGSLAAFALGFGLLNSLCDIVMFEAMRDVTHGFTAATSEAMFHTAWFAENLVTQAIALPVLYRLSRTRLRPPRPVWWAAGLLAVVGLVLPPSALGERLGFEGLPVAAYGSLALVVAGYAALLCAGRWLWWRRTARAERS; encoded by the coding sequence GTGCCTGAGGACGGGGCGCGCCTGCTCCCGTTGCCCGGCGGCGCCGTCGGGCCCGCCGCGAGCGCCCGTCCGGTGCCCGAGTCACCCCACGGCGACGTGGCCCGACTCAGCCGCCTGGCCGCGCTGCGCGCGGTTGCCGCCACCCCCCGCGGCCTGACCGAGGCACAGGCGGAGGTCCGGCTCGCCGAGTACGGCGACAACCTGGTCCTGCCGCTGCCCGAACCGACCTGGGCCCGCCGGCTACGGGCCGCCCTCGGCGACCCGTTCGCCGCCCTGCTGGCCGCCCTGGCCGGCGTCTGCGCGCTGATCGGTTCCTGGGGCAGCGCGCTGATACTGACCCTTCTGGTGCTGGCCGCCTGCCTGCTGCGACTGCACGGCGAGCGCCGCTCGGCGGCGGCGCTGCGGGCGCTGCACGCGCTGGCACCGAGCACCGCGACCGTGCTGCGGCGGGCCGGGCGCAGCGAGTTGCCGACCGCTCGGGAGGTCCCGGCCGAGCAGCTGGTGCCCGGAGACGTGGTCCGGCTGGTCGGCGGCGACGCCGTCCCGGCCGACCTGCGGCTGCTGCGCGCCCAGGGGCTGACGGTGGACCAGTCGGCGCTCACCGGTGAGAGCACCCCGGTGCCCCGCCTGGCCCTGGACCTGCCACCGGCCGAGCCGCCGGGCGGACCCTTCGACGAGCCGCAGCTCTGCTTCGCGGGCAGCACGGTGGTCACCGGCGGCGGCACCGGCCTGGTGCTGGCCACCGGCGCGGCCACCCGCTTCGGGGCCGCGCACCAGCAGGGCCCAGGTGCCCTGGCCGACCACGGCCCCTCGGCGGTCGAGCGCGGGGTGCGGCGCGCGGTGCTGGCGCTGATCTTCTTCATGCTCGCCGCCGTCCCCGTCACCATCGGCACCGACACCCTGCTGCACGGCTGGAGCGGCACCCTGCTGCCGTTCGCCGTGGCCGCCGCGGTCGGGCTCACCCCGGAGCTGCTGCCCCTGGTGGTCAGCTCGGTGCTGGCCCGTGGCAGCCGTCAACTGGCCGCCGAGGGCCTGCTCGTGCGCCGGCTGCCGGCGGTCAGCGAGCTGGGCGCGCTGGACGTGCTCTGCCTGGACAAGACCGGCACCCTGACCACCGGCGAACTCGCGGTGGCCGGCGCGCTCGACCCGGCCGGGCGTCCGGACCCGCAGCCACTGCGGTGGGCCGCGGTGGTGGGCGAGGCGGCGCTGCTGCACGACGAGCCCGGTCTGCTCGACCCGCTGGACGAGGCGCTGCTGAACGCCGCCGACGCCGCCGGGCTGCTGGCCGGCCCCGCGCCCGGCGTGCTCGAGGTGATTCCCTTCGACCCGGTGCGCCGGCTCTCGGGCGCCGTGCTGCGCGAGCCGGGCCGCCGGGTGCTGCTGATCAAGGGCGCGCCGGAGGCCGTGCTCGACCGCTGCACCGAGTTGGCGGGCCCGCGCCCCGGCGATCCGGCCCGCCCGCTGGACGCGCGGGCGCGCGCCGAGCTGGAGCGGCTGGTCGCGGAGCGGGCCGGGCGCGGGCTGCGACTGCTCGCGGTGGCCAGGGCCGAGCACGAACCCCGGCTCGGCGCGCACCGGCTCGCGGACGAGGCAGGGCTGACCCTGCTCGGCTTCGTCGAGCTCCAGGACGAGCCGGTGGACTCGGCCGAGGAGGCGCTCGCGCTGCTGAGCCGCTCCGGTGTCACCCTCACGGTGCTGACGGGCGATCACCCGAGCACCGCGCTGCGACTGGCCGAGCGGCTCGGGCTGGCGCCGGTGCGGGTGCTGCTCGGCGCCGAGCTGGCCGACCTGGACGAGGCCGAGATCGCCGCGGCGGCGGCCGAGCAAGCGGTCTTCGCCCGCTGCACCCCCGAGCAGAAGGCGCGGGTGGTGCGGGCGCTGCGGCGGGCCCACCGCTCGGTCGGCTTCCTGGGGGACGGGGTGAACGACGTCCCCGCGCTGCGCGCCGCCGACCTCGGGATCGGCACGGCCGGCGCGGTCGGCGCCGCCCGCGAGTGGGCCGACCTGCTGCTCGGCGGGCGCGACCTGGTGCTGCTGGGCCGCGCGCTGGCGGTGGGCCGCGAGGCCACCGCCCGGGTGGCCGCCTACCTGCGCATCGCGCTCTCCTGCAACCTGGGCAACGCGGTGTCCATGCTGGCCGGCGGGGTACTGCTGCCCTTCCTGCCGATGCAGCCGGCCCAGGTGCTGCTGCAGAACCTCTGCTTCGACGCGGCCCAGCTCTCCTTCGCGATCAGCGGCCGCTCGGCCGGCCCGGGGGAGCGGCCGGTCAGGCTGCGCTGGGGTTCGCTGGCCGCGTTCGCGCTCGGGTTCGGGCTGCTCAACTCGCTCTGCGACATCGTGATGTTCGAGGCGATGCGCGACGTCACCCATGGCTTCACGGCGGCGACCTCGGAGGCGATGTTCCACACCGCCTGGTTCGCCGAGAACCTGGTCACCCAGGCGATAGCGCTGCCGGTGCTCTACCGGCTCAGCCGCACCCGACTGCGCCCGCCGCGCCCGGTCTGGTGGGCGGCGGGGCTGCTCGCGGTGGTCGGCCTGGTGCTGCCGCCGAGCGCGCTGGGCGAGCGGCTCGGCTTCGAGGGGCTGCCGGTGGCCGCGTACGGGTCGCTGGCGCTGGTGGTGGCCGGGTACGCGGCATTGCTCTGCGCGGGCCGCTGGCTCTGGTGGCGCCGGACGGCGCGCGCCGAGCGGTCCTGA
- a CDS encoding ArsR/SmtB family transcription factor: MAGVSGSDDPSAELLQAAAASFGLLASTMRLHIVWVLSQGEADVGTLAERVGGTLQAVSQHLAKLKLAGMVSNRREGRRQVYGVDDPQVATLVGLMIEKLDATGVLGGSTLQPPRSGGGEVYQFRSSGA; encoded by the coding sequence ATGGCGGGCGTCAGCGGATCGGACGACCCGTCCGCCGAGCTGCTCCAAGCGGCGGCGGCCTCCTTCGGCCTGCTCGCCTCCACCATGCGGCTGCACATCGTCTGGGTGCTCAGCCAGGGCGAGGCCGACGTGGGCACGCTGGCCGAGCGGGTCGGCGGCACGCTGCAGGCGGTCAGCCAGCACCTGGCCAAGCTCAAGCTGGCCGGCATGGTCTCCAACCGCCGCGAGGGCCGCCGTCAGGTCTACGGCGTGGACGACCCGCAGGTGGCCACCCTGGTAGGGCTGATGATCGAGAAGCTGGACGCCACCGGAGTCCTGGGCGGGTCCACCCTCCAACCGCCGCGTAGCGGTGGTGGCGAGGTGTACCAGTTCCGGAGCAGCGGTGCCTGA
- a CDS encoding FtsW/RodA/SpoVE family cell cycle protein, translating to MIGSQRTEGQRGADRRRNIELVMLLFALAVCFFAYIDADEAMNDKLPPGLMVYGVSFTALTIGAHLVIRRFARYADPLILPCAALLSGLGLVLINRLDESYAIVHAHDFQKYPVAPSQVMWLFIAVPLSLTLIVFIKHHRFFQRYVYILMVGALVLLAAPAFFPSDADYGAKRWIHLPGITVEPDEFVKLAICVFFAGYLTISRDALALVGRKVWGLSLPRGRNAGPVLAIWVVSLLVLIFERDLGTSLIFFGVFIVMLYVATERTSWVVIGLIMAVGGAAVVGTLEPHVHGRVEAWLHPLDIYKKVHNPALISNQSAEALFSFGSGHMLGTGLGSGHPWLISFAGRQDFIFTTVAEELGLAGVTAVLLVYALFFQRGLKTALMLSDPFGKLLAAGLASAVALQVFVVVGGVSGLIPLTGKALPFLAAGGSSTLANWLLTALLIKLSDAAGRTELEPEPEPTGTIAPPKPTVTATAEGGVPGQQGSGTLHGSPVPYGSPTLHGTATGTGGGSSGSGTGTGTPEGAPAAPSAPGMPGVGMPGTGMPGTGMPGTGVPQPASPADGSSDPQQPLYPGAQPEPTSYPGTLPGHQAAGQPNYQADQSQPPGYLGAQPTAAAMPGYQGAGWPTGAQTPGYPPPANTPTGYPAYPNSGFPTGSHPEYLNSSAMEYPPRTEPGAATPGF from the coding sequence GTGATAGGCAGCCAGCGGACCGAGGGCCAACGCGGAGCCGATCGCCGCCGCAACATCGAGCTGGTGATGCTGCTCTTCGCCCTCGCGGTCTGCTTCTTCGCCTACATCGACGCCGACGAGGCGATGAACGACAAGCTGCCGCCGGGACTCATGGTCTACGGGGTGTCGTTCACCGCGCTCACCATCGGCGCCCATCTGGTGATCCGACGCTTCGCGCGGTACGCCGATCCGCTGATCCTGCCCTGCGCGGCGCTGCTCAGCGGCCTCGGTCTGGTGCTGATCAACCGGCTGGACGAGTCATACGCGATCGTGCACGCGCACGACTTCCAGAAGTACCCCGTGGCGCCGTCGCAGGTGATGTGGCTGTTCATCGCGGTGCCGTTGTCGCTGACACTGATCGTCTTCATCAAGCACCACCGCTTCTTCCAGCGCTACGTCTACATCCTGATGGTCGGCGCGCTGGTGCTGCTGGCCGCACCCGCCTTCTTCCCCAGTGACGCCGACTACGGCGCCAAGCGGTGGATCCACCTGCCCGGCATCACGGTCGAGCCGGACGAGTTCGTCAAGCTCGCCATCTGCGTCTTCTTCGCCGGCTATCTGACGATCAGCCGGGACGCGCTGGCACTGGTGGGCCGCAAGGTCTGGGGCCTGAGCCTGCCGCGCGGCCGCAACGCGGGGCCGGTGCTGGCGATCTGGGTGGTCAGCCTGCTGGTGCTGATCTTCGAGCGCGACCTGGGGACCTCGCTGATCTTCTTCGGCGTCTTCATCGTGATGCTCTACGTGGCCACCGAGCGGACCAGCTGGGTGGTGATCGGCCTGATCATGGCGGTCGGCGGGGCGGCCGTGGTCGGCACCCTGGAGCCGCACGTGCACGGCCGGGTGGAGGCCTGGCTGCACCCGCTGGACATCTACAAGAAGGTCCACAACCCGGCGCTGATCTCCAACCAGTCGGCCGAGGCGCTGTTCAGCTTCGGCAGCGGTCACATGCTGGGCACCGGGCTCGGCTCGGGCCACCCCTGGCTGATCAGCTTCGCCGGGCGCCAGGACTTCATCTTCACCACGGTCGCCGAGGAGCTGGGCCTGGCCGGGGTGACCGCGGTGCTGCTGGTCTACGCGCTCTTCTTCCAGCGCGGCCTGAAGACCGCGCTGATGCTGTCCGACCCGTTCGGCAAGCTGCTGGCCGCCGGCCTGGCGAGCGCGGTGGCGCTGCAGGTGTTCGTGGTGGTCGGCGGCGTGTCCGGACTGATCCCGCTGACCGGTAAGGCGCTGCCGTTCCTGGCCGCCGGTGGGTCCTCGACGCTGGCGAACTGGCTGCTCACCGCACTGTTGATCAAGCTGAGCGACGCGGCCGGGCGCACCGAGCTGGAGCCCGAGCCCGAGCCGACCGGCACCATCGCACCGCCCAAGCCGACCGTGACCGCGACCGCCGAGGGCGGGGTCCCCGGGCAACAGGGCTCGGGCACGCTGCACGGCTCGCCGGTGCCGTACGGGTCGCCGACGCTGCACGGGACCGCGACCGGGACGGGTGGCGGCTCGAGCGGCTCGGGAACCGGCACCGGAACGCCGGAGGGCGCGCCCGCGGCGCCCTCGGCACCCGGGATGCCTGGAGTCGGGATGCCGGGGACCGGGATGCCAGGGACCGGGATGCCTGGGACCGGCGTGCCGCAGCCGGCTTCGCCGGCCGACGGGTCGAGCGACCCGCAGCAGCCGCTCTACCCGGGCGCGCAGCCGGAGCCGACGAGCTACCCGGGCACCCTGCCCGGGCACCAGGCGGCGGGCCAACCGAACTACCAGGCCGACCAGTCGCAGCCGCCGGGCTACCTCGGCGCCCAGCCGACCGCTGCGGCGATGCCCGGCTACCAGGGCGCCGGCTGGCCCACCGGAGCACAGACCCCCGGCTACCCGCCCCCGGCCAACACCCCCACCGGATACCCCGCGTACCCCAACTCCGGCTTCCCGACGGGCAGTCACCCCGAGTACCTGAACAGCTCCGCCATGGAGTACCCGCCACGCACCGAGCCGGGTGCCGCGACACCGGGCTTCTGA
- a CDS encoding LCP family protein: MTDPEEHLGTQRSRPTAEDPTLRPESGPAQSRRRRLAKIAAVTAAGLVLLTAGAFFWFYQHLTGNLSIFDSAGVAASRPPTGPSDASGSTPVNVLLLGSDSRANGNEDLAGGGIGPGNSDTAILLHVYADHHHAVGVSIPRDSLVDIPPCLLPSGKWTVPQHNQMFNSAFAIGGNPNGNPACSQNTVETLTGLRVDHTVVVDFKGFAAMTSAVGGVPVCVPNDVDGFGIRLKKGRQNVSGQQALAFVRARHGIGDGSDIGRMRRQQAFLSALIQKVQAQGFDLTTLLPLADAATKALTVDQGLGTALKLASFVQSLHGVKLADITFVTAPWRYAGDRVALLHPDADTLWTLLRQDRTLDGRSTGAVAATATTASPTRPADLTVPIAVQNGTRTLGLTFRAIHDLRAEGYRQVTAEDGGIDHAVTAIGYGPGHQADAERLAQLFPGADVRADAESTTVTVTLGIDYATAVATPGPSASPGASPSASPGTVPGGIAENVRRADADACSGLSYG, translated from the coding sequence ATGACCGATCCCGAGGAGCACCTCGGTACCCAGCGCTCCCGTCCCACGGCCGAAGACCCCACCTTACGGCCCGAGTCCGGTCCTGCCCAGTCACGACGCCGTCGGCTGGCCAAGATCGCCGCCGTGACGGCCGCCGGCCTGGTGCTGCTCACCGCGGGCGCCTTCTTCTGGTTCTACCAGCACCTCACCGGCAACCTCTCCATCTTCGACAGCGCCGGCGTCGCCGCCAGCCGCCCCCCGACCGGCCCCAGCGACGCCTCCGGCTCGACACCCGTCAACGTGCTGCTGCTCGGCTCGGACAGCCGGGCCAACGGGAACGAGGACCTGGCGGGCGGCGGCATCGGCCCCGGCAACTCGGACACCGCGATCCTGCTGCACGTCTACGCCGACCACCACCACGCCGTCGGGGTGTCGATCCCCCGCGACTCACTGGTGGACATCCCGCCCTGCCTACTGCCGAGCGGCAAGTGGACCGTCCCGCAGCACAACCAGATGTTCAACTCGGCCTTCGCCATCGGCGGCAACCCGAACGGCAACCCGGCCTGCTCGCAGAACACCGTGGAGACACTGACCGGGCTGCGGGTCGATCACACCGTGGTGGTCGACTTCAAGGGCTTCGCCGCGATGACCTCGGCGGTCGGCGGCGTGCCGGTCTGCGTACCCAACGACGTGGACGGGTTCGGCATCCGGCTGAAGAAAGGCCGTCAGAACGTCTCCGGCCAGCAGGCGTTGGCCTTCGTCCGAGCGCGGCACGGGATCGGCGACGGCTCGGACATCGGTCGGATGAGGCGTCAGCAGGCCTTCCTGTCAGCGCTGATCCAGAAGGTCCAGGCCCAGGGCTTCGACCTGACCACCCTGCTCCCGCTGGCCGACGCGGCGACCAAGGCGCTCACCGTCGACCAGGGGCTCGGCACCGCACTGAAGCTGGCCTCCTTCGTCCAGTCCCTGCACGGCGTCAAGTTGGCCGACATCACCTTCGTCACCGCGCCCTGGCGATACGCCGGCGACCGGGTCGCACTGCTCCACCCCGACGCCGATACCCTGTGGACGCTGCTGCGCCAGGACCGCACACTGGATGGCCGGAGCACCGGTGCGGTGGCCGCCACCGCCACCACCGCGAGCCCCACCCGGCCCGCCGACCTCACGGTGCCGATCGCCGTGCAGAACGGCACCCGCACCCTGGGGCTGACCTTCAGGGCGATCCACGACCTGCGGGCCGAGGGCTACCGGCAGGTCACCGCGGAGGACGGCGGCATCGACCACGCCGTCACCGCGATCGGCTACGGTCCGGGCCACCAGGCGGACGCCGAGCGGCTCGCCCAGCTGTTCCCCGGCGCGGACGTCCGCGCCGACGCCGAGAGCACCACGGTGACGGTCACCCTCGGCATTGACTACGCCACGGCGGTCGCGACGCCGGGGCCCAGCGCCTCGCCGGGCGCCTCGCCGAGCGCCTCGCCCGGCACGGTGCCCGGCGGGATCGCCGAGAACGTCCGCCGCGCCGACGCCGACGCCTGCAGCGGACTCAGCTATGGCTGA
- a CDS encoding trypsin-like serine peptidase codes for MTAHRVALGLAAALVISVTTAGCGSPAGRPGRALFLTPSSSASSSPSTHRHGWNKQRFLAAFDKHKDITKTASPTAVNALVGAVFTNDASGDHFCTASVVDSAGQNLIVTAAHCVYDPGVGQRADLVFVPGYRGGEAPNGVWPLAAITVDQRWAQDGDPDLDVAFAVVQPQGGKQVQQVLGANKLGVGKGYQLPVRMTGYPSTADVPITCMNTTTEQSATQLKIACPDYTGGTSGSPWVTGFDPQTKTGTVVGVIGGYQEGGNTPDISYSSYFGDAVQSLYDRATG; via the coding sequence ATGACGGCGCACAGGGTTGCGCTCGGCCTGGCGGCCGCCTTGGTGATCTCGGTCACCACCGCGGGCTGCGGCTCCCCCGCCGGGCGACCGGGCCGGGCGCTCTTCCTCACCCCCTCGAGCAGCGCGAGCAGTTCGCCGAGCACGCACCGCCACGGCTGGAACAAGCAGCGCTTCCTGGCCGCCTTCGACAAGCACAAGGACATCACCAAGACCGCCTCCCCCACCGCGGTCAACGCACTGGTCGGCGCGGTCTTCACCAACGACGCCTCGGGTGACCACTTCTGCACCGCCAGCGTGGTGGACAGCGCCGGGCAGAACCTGATCGTCACCGCCGCGCACTGCGTCTACGACCCGGGCGTGGGCCAGCGGGCCGACCTGGTCTTCGTCCCCGGCTACCGCGGCGGGGAGGCGCCGAACGGGGTCTGGCCGCTGGCCGCGATCACCGTCGACCAGCGCTGGGCGCAGGACGGCGACCCGGACCTGGACGTGGCCTTCGCCGTGGTCCAGCCACAGGGCGGCAAGCAGGTGCAGCAGGTGCTGGGGGCCAACAAGCTCGGCGTCGGCAAGGGCTACCAGCTGCCGGTGCGGATGACCGGCTATCCGAGCACCGCCGACGTGCCGATCACCTGCATGAACACCACCACCGAACAGAGCGCCACCCAGCTGAAGATCGCCTGCCCCGACTACACCGGCGGCACCAGCGGCAGCCCGTGGGTGACCGGCTTCGACCCGCAGACCAAGACCGGCACCGTGGTCGGGGTGATCGGCGGCTACCAGGAGGGCGGGAACACCCCGGACATCTCCTACAGCAGCTACTTCGGCGACGCCGTCCAGTCGCTCTACGACCGCGCCACCGGCTGA
- a CDS encoding trypsin-like serine peptidase, with amino-acid sequence MAGRGQLRRALAIGAAVAGILVDAGCTLPGEHPPPGLSASIAPPDTRSQRIGVLLADQGTSRSCTASVVDSPGRDLLVTAAHCVTNGDGTPATGLTFAPGYRDGNDPRGVWTVDRIITDQRWREHADPEYDVAFLTVLPDAGRQIEDVVGGNRLGVNRGFDLPVTVTGYPYDREEPITCSTTTKAHSATQERFDCGGFADGTSGSPWLTDLDPSTGNATLVGVIGGYQQGGDSPDVSYSVSFDDRVSALYQQATD; translated from the coding sequence ATGGCCGGGCGGGGGCAACTGCGCCGTGCGCTGGCGATCGGCGCCGCAGTGGCCGGCATCCTGGTCGATGCGGGCTGCACGCTACCCGGCGAGCACCCGCCACCCGGACTGAGCGCGTCCATCGCCCCGCCGGACACCCGCAGTCAGCGGATCGGGGTGCTGCTGGCCGACCAGGGCACCAGCCGCTCGTGCACCGCGAGCGTGGTGGACAGCCCGGGACGCGACCTGCTGGTCACCGCCGCGCACTGCGTCACCAACGGCGACGGCACCCCGGCCACCGGTCTGACCTTCGCCCCCGGCTACCGGGACGGCAACGACCCGCGCGGCGTCTGGACGGTGGACCGGATCATCACCGACCAGCGCTGGCGCGAGCACGCCGATCCGGAGTACGACGTGGCCTTCCTCACCGTCCTGCCGGACGCCGGTCGGCAGATCGAGGACGTGGTGGGCGGCAACCGGCTGGGGGTGAACCGCGGCTTCGACCTGCCGGTGACCGTCACCGGCTACCCGTACGACCGCGAGGAGCCGATCACCTGCTCGACCACGACCAAGGCGCACAGCGCCACCCAGGAGCGGTTCGACTGCGGCGGCTTCGCGGACGGCACCAGCGGCAGCCCCTGGCTCACGGACCTGGACCCGAGCACCGGCAACGCCACGCTGGTGGGCGTGATCGGCGGCTACCAGCAGGGCGGGGACAGCCCCGACGTCTCCTACAGCGTGAGCTTCGACGACCGGGTCTCGGCGCTCTACCAGCAGGCCACCGACTGA
- a CDS encoding FGGY family carbohydrate kinase gives MAIVAGIDSSTLRTRIVACDADTGAVLRSGKAPHPASEASQARATEADPQSWLHSLGEAATGGLLEGVRAIGVSAQQHSLIGLDAGGVLVRPALLWTDPRSSGAAAALVDALGGPSAWTEAIGAVPAATYTIAKLRWLAEFEPAHARRIAEVLLPHDWLVWQLLGHPQRRTTDRGDASGTGYWSPITGEYRQDLVKLALGHELLRLPEVLGPGEAAGHTPEGLLISAGTGDNMAAALGLGLLPGDAVVSLGAFGTIFAVHEQPVVDPSGTVSSFADATGHHLPMVGTLNAAQVLRSTANLLGRDLEGLSELALRSSPGAYGMVLLPYLEGERTPRLPHAAGTLTGLRAESMTPEHLARAAVEGMLCNIADALDALRAKGVTVRRVFLLGAVGRLAAVREIAPLIFGVPVVIPPPGDHAARGAARQAAWALAGTPEPPQWDLPEAQTFEPDPDQPFGSAVRQQYGVVRDQAHPEIADRP, from the coding sequence ATGGCCATCGTCGCGGGCATCGACAGCTCGACCCTTCGCACCCGGATCGTCGCGTGTGACGCCGACACCGGGGCCGTGCTGCGTTCGGGCAAGGCCCCGCACCCGGCCTCCGAGGCCTCGCAGGCCCGCGCCACCGAGGCGGACCCGCAGTCCTGGCTGCACTCGCTGGGCGAGGCGGCCACCGGCGGGCTGCTGGAGGGGGTGCGGGCGATCGGCGTCTCCGCCCAGCAGCACAGCCTGATCGGCCTGGACGCGGGCGGCGTGCTGGTCCGTCCGGCCCTGCTGTGGACCGATCCGCGCTCCTCGGGGGCCGCGGCCGCGCTCGTGGACGCGCTCGGCGGTCCGAGCGCCTGGACCGAGGCGATCGGCGCGGTCCCGGCCGCCACCTACACCATCGCCAAGCTGCGCTGGCTGGCCGAGTTCGAACCGGCCCACGCCCGGCGGATCGCCGAGGTGCTGCTGCCGCACGACTGGCTGGTCTGGCAGTTGCTCGGCCACCCGCAGCGGCGCACCACCGACCGCGGCGACGCCTCCGGCACCGGCTACTGGTCGCCGATCACCGGCGAGTACCGGCAGGACCTGGTCAAGCTGGCGCTCGGCCACGAACTGCTGCGACTGCCCGAGGTGCTCGGCCCGGGCGAGGCGGCCGGGCACACCCCCGAGGGCCTGCTGATCTCGGCCGGCACCGGCGACAACATGGCCGCCGCACTGGGCCTTGGCCTGTTGCCGGGCGACGCGGTGGTCTCCCTCGGCGCCTTCGGAACCATCTTCGCGGTGCACGAGCAGCCGGTGGTGGACCCCAGCGGCACCGTCTCCTCCTTCGCCGACGCCACCGGGCACCACCTGCCGATGGTCGGCACGCTCAACGCCGCCCAGGTGCTGCGCTCCACCGCCAACCTGCTCGGCCGCGACCTGGAGGGCCTCAGCGAGCTGGCGCTGCGCTCCTCCCCCGGCGCCTACGGGATGGTGCTGCTGCCCTACCTAGAGGGCGAGCGCACGCCCCGACTGCCGCACGCGGCCGGCACGCTGACGGGCCTGCGGGCCGAGTCGATGACGCCCGAGCACCTGGCCAGGGCGGCCGTGGAGGGCATGCTCTGCAACATCGCCGACGCGCTGGACGCGCTGCGCGCCAAGGGCGTGACGGTCCGTCGGGTCTTCCTGCTGGGCGCGGTGGGGCGGCTGGCGGCCGTGCGCGAGATCGCCCCGCTGATCTTCGGCGTCCCGGTGGTGATCCCACCGCCCGGCGACCACGCCGCGCGCGGGGCGGCCCGGCAGGCCGCCTGGGCGCTGGCCGGCACGCCCGAGCCGCCGCAGTGGGACCTGCCCGAGGCGCAGACCTTCGAGCCCGACCCCGACCAGCCGTTCGGTTCGGCCGTCCGACAGCAGTACGGCGTGGTGCGTGACCAAGCTCACCCCGAGATCGCCGACAGGCCCTAG